The genomic stretch CATGTCTTTGCCCGCAACTTGAAGGATCTGCTGCTCGCCGCGCCCGCCGGATCGCGTGCCACGATGGGCCTCGACCCCGGCATCCGCACCGGCGTTAAGGTTGCCGTGGTCGACGGCACCGGCAAGGTGCTGACAACGACGACGGTCTATCCGTTCCCGCCGAAGAACGATGTGCGCGGCACGCGGGCCGAACTCGCCAAGCTCATCCGCCTGCACAAGGTCGAGTTGATCTCGATCGGCAACGGCACCGGCAGCCGCGAGACGGAGAAGTTGGTCGCGGACATGCTGTCCGACATGCCTTCCGATGGCGGGCCGAAGCCGCTTAAGGTCATTGTCAGCGAAGCCGGCGCCTCGGTCTATTCGGCATCGGCGACGGCGGCGGCGGAATTTCCCGGGCTCGACGTGTCGCTGCGCGGCGCGGTCTCGATCGCGCGGCGGCTGCAGGATCCGCTGGCCGAACTGGTCAAGATCGAACCGAAATCGATCGGTGTCGGCCAGTACCAGCACGATGTTGACCAGTATCGGCTTGGTCGCTCGCTGGAAGCGGTGGTCGAGGACGCGGTCAACGCGGTTGGCGTCGACCTCAACACCGCCTCGGCGCCGCTGCTGGCCCGCGTCTCGGGCCTTGGCGCGTCGCTCGCCGACGCCATCGTCGCGCATCGCGATGCGACCGGTCCGTTCGCCAGCCGCAAGGATTTGCTCAAGGTGCCGCGGCTTGGACCGCGCGCGTTCGAACAATCCGCCGGCTTCCTGCGCATTGCCAATGGCAGCGAGCCGCTCGATGCCTCGTCGGTGCATCCCGAAGCCTATGGCGTGGCCAAGAAGATCGTCGCCGCCTGCGGCCGCGATCTTCGCTCGCTGATGGGCGACAGTGCCGCGCTGAAGGCGCTCGATCCGCGCGTCTTCGTCGACGACCGTTTCGGCCTGCCGACGGTGCGCGACATCCTGGCTGAGCTGGAAAAGCCCGGCCGCGATCCGCGCCCCGGCTTCAAGACCGCGACCTTTGCCGACGGCGTCGACGACATCAAGGATTTGAAGCCCGGCATGCTCTTGGAAGGCACCGTGACCAATGTTGCCGCCTTCGGCGCCTTCGTTGATATCGGTGTCCATCAGGATGGGCTGGTGCATGTCTCGCAACTGGCCGACCGTTTCATCAAGGACGCGCATGAGGTGGTCAAGGCCGGCGACGTGGTGAAGGTGCGCGTCGTCGAGGTCGACATCAAGCGCAAGCGCATCGCGCTCTCCATGCGTAAGGATGGTGGCGAGGGCGGCGCATCGAAAGGCGGGCCGCGCGACAATGGCGGCGGCAGGCCAGCGCCGCGCTCGCCAACACCGCAGCGCCAGCCGGAGCGGCCGGCCCAGCAAGGGGCATTCGGCGCGGCATTGGCGGATGCGCTGAAGCGGAAGTAGCTACCACGCCAGAACCGCCGGCTCCTTCTCAATCTGGCCCAGCAGCCAGTCGCGAAAACTGGCGACCGGCGGATGGCCGCGCTTATCGTGCGGGACGACGAGATAGTAGGCGCTGCGGCTTTGCATGGGTTGGCCGGGCGTGGGAACGAGCTGGCCGCGCTGTAGTTCGCCAGCGATGAGGAGCAGCGGCAGCAGTGCGACGCCGAGGCCAGCCATGCAGGCCTGGGCGGCGGTGCCGAACTGTTCGAACTGCATTCCGGGTCCGGTCGGCGCGCTCAGGCCCTGGTGCTCGAACCATTCGGTCCAGGCGCCAGGACGCGTTGCCATGTGCAGCAGCGGCAGGCGGCCGATATCGGCCGGTGTGGCGATTGCGCGGCCGGCGAGGAATGCGGGCGACACGACCGGCGCCACCGTTTCGCGCACCAACAGCGTCGAGTCCGCCTCCGGCCAGTCCGGCAGACCGTAATGGATCGCCGCATCCAGCCTCTCCCTGGCGAAGTCGAAACGGCCGACGCGGGTGACGAAGTTGATGGTGATGTCGGGATTGTTCTCGACGAAATCAGGGATCATCGGCATCAGCCAGCGCGTGCCGAAGGTCGGTAAAATGGCAAGGTTCAGGATGCCACTATGCCGATTGCTCATCAATCCGAGAGCCGCGTCGCGCAACTGGCCAAGTGCTGAACGCACCGCCTCGGCATAGATCTCGCCTGCTGCCGACAGCCGGACATTGCGGCTGTCGCGCTCGATCAGACGGCGGCCGAACTGATCTTCGAGGAGCTTGATCTGCCGACTGACCGCGCCTTGGGTCAGATCCAGCTCCTGGGCAGCGGCGGTAAAACTGCCAAGCCTGGCCACCGCTTCTAAGGCGGCAAGGGCGCTGATATTGGGCAACAGGCGGCGTTGGACACTCATGATCCATTCCTAGCGCTCATTGATCCATGAAGCAATTTCGTTTGATTTTTTAAGGCCGCGGGTCGATAAGCCGGTCTTCACCCGTTTGAGGAACGACAAGCCATGGCCGCCGACAAGAATGCATTCGTCTGGGAAGATCCGTTCCTGATCGAGGACCAGCTTTCGGAAGACGAGCGCATGGTGCGCGACGGCGCGGCGGCTTTTGCCGCCGACAAGCTGGCTCCGCGCATCGAGGACGCCTATCTCAACGAAACCTTCGACACCGCGATTTTTCGCGAGATGGGCGACGCCGGCCTGCTCGGCATCAACATTCCGGAAGAGTTTGGCGGGCTCGGCGCCAGCTATGTGACATACGGGCTGGTGGCGAGGGAAGTCGAGCGGGTCGATTCCGGCTATCGCTCGATGATGTCCGTGCAGTCGTCGCTGGTGATGTATCCGATCTATGCGTATGGCTCAGACGAGCAGCGCAAGAAATACCTGCCCAAGCTCGCCAGCGGCGAGTGGATCGGCTGTTTCGGCCTGACCGAGCCGGATGCCGGCTCCGACCCGGGCGGCATGAAGACGCGCGCGGAAAAGACCGCCAACGGCTACAAGCTCTCCGGCTCCAAGATGTGGATTTCCAACGCGCCGGTCGCCGACGTCTTCGTCGTCTGGGCGAAGCTGAAGGGCGAGAACGGCAAGGACGAGATCCGCGGTTTCGTGCTGGAAAAGGGCATGAAGGGGCTTTCGGCGCCGAAGATCGGCGGCAAGCTGTCGCTGCGGGCGTCGATCACCGGCGAAGTGGTGATGGAAGGCGTCGAGGTCGGCGAGGACGCGCTGCTGCCCAATGCCATAGGTCTTGGCGGCCCGTTCGGCTGCCTCAACCGGGCTCGATACGGCATTTCCTGGGGTTCGATGGGAGCGGCGGAAGATTGCTGGCACCGCGCCCGCCAGTATGGCCTCGACCGCAAGCAGTTCGGCAAGCCGCTGGCCGGCACGCAGCTTTACCAGAAGAAGCTCGCCGACATGCAGACCGAGATCGCGCTGGGGCTGCAGGCATCGTTGCGCGTCGGGCGCCTGCTGGATGAAGGCAAGATGGCGCCGGAGATGATCTCGATCGTCAAGCGCAACAATTGCGGCAAGGCGCTCGATATCGCCCGCCAGGCGCGTGACATGCATGGCGGCAACGGCATCCAGATCGGCTATCACGTCATGCGCCACGCGCAGAACCTGGAGACCGTCAACACCTATGAGGGCACGCATGACGTGCATGCACTGATCCTGGGACGGGCGCAGACGGGTATTCAGGCCTTCTTTTGAGCTGCGCTGATATTCAGGTGAGGTCGGCCTGACCTTAATCCCAGCACACCTTAAGCCGGCTTCGGCTGCTTAAATTAGGTGCACCGCAACATCTGTGCTTGGAGAATGGCCGGCAGATGTGTCAGGGTTCGGCGAATTATCTGAAACGCCGATCTCCGGGGTCCCATGGCAATTTTGGCAGCCGTCTACCACCTGACCCACTACAAATACGACCGGCCGGTAGTGCTCGGGCCCCAGATCATCAGGCTGCAGCCGGCACCGCATTCCCGTACCAAGGTGCTAAGCCATTCTTTGAAGGTCGAGCCGGCGAACCACTTCGTCAATTTGCAGCAGGATCCCTACGGCAACTTCCTCGCCCGCTTCGTCTTCCCGGAGCCGGTGAGAGAGCTGAAGATCGAGGTCGATCTCGTCGCCGACATGACGGTCTACAATCCGTTCGATTTCTTCGTCGAGCCGTCGGCCGAGACGTTTCCGTTCGAATATCCGGAAGAAATCCGCGACGATCTCGCCATCTACCGCACGCCTGAGCCGGCGGGTCCGCTGCTCTCGGCCTTCCTCAGGACTGTCGAGCGCAGCGCTCCCAACACCGTCAATTTCCTCGTCGACCTCAATGCAAGGCTGCAGCGCGAGATCGCCTATATCGTGCGCATGGAGACCGGCGTGTTCTCGCCGGAGGAAACGCTGGCCGCCGGCAAGGGATCGTGCCGGGATTCTAGCTGGCTGCTGGTGCAGATCCTGCGCAATCTCGGCATCGCTGCGCGCTTCGTCTCCGGCTATCTGATTCAGCTCAAGCCTGACCTCATCGCGCTCGATGGCCCGGCCGGCACATCAGTCGATTTCACCGATCTGCATGCCTGGTGCGAGGTCTATCTTCCTGGCGCCGGCTGGATCGGCTTCGATCCGACCTCCGGCCTGCTCACCGGCGAGAGCCATGTGCCGCTCGCCGCAACGCCGCATTTTCGCAATGCGGCGCCGATTTCCGGCATGGCGAGCTTTGCCAATGTCGAATTCGGCTTCGAGATGCGGGTCGACCGCATCGCCGAGCATCCGCGCATCACCAAACCATTCTCGGATGAAAGCTGGCGGGCGCTCGATGTGCTCGGCAACAAGGTCGATGCAGCACTTGCGGCCGGGGACGTGCGGCTGACGATGGGCGGCGAGCCGACCTTCGTGTCGATCGACGATTTCGAGTCCGCCGAATGGAACACCGCCGCCGTCGGCCCGACCAAACGCGAAAAGGCCGACGCGC from Mesorhizobium sp. NZP2077 encodes the following:
- a CDS encoding Tex family protein encodes the protein MASDIKRIAAIIAAEIKARPEQAAAAIELLDEGSTVPFVARYRKEVTGGLDDTQLRDLAERLAYLRELDARRDTILGSIREQGKLTAELEGKIAAAATKAELEDIYLPYKPKRRTKAEIARGRGLGPLAEAILANRSLVPAELALTYVTEEVADAKAALEGARDILSEQFAENAELVGKLRAYMKERAFMRARVVDGKQEAGAKFSDYFDHVERWANVPSHRALAMLRGRNEEILSLDIEIDADDTSPVKPVERMIANAYAIGGSLPGDRWLMDVAGWTWRIKLSLHLTLDLMRDLRERAEEEAIHVFARNLKDLLLAAPAGSRATMGLDPGIRTGVKVAVVDGTGKVLTTTTVYPFPPKNDVRGTRAELAKLIRLHKVELISIGNGTGSRETEKLVADMLSDMPSDGGPKPLKVIVSEAGASVYSASATAAAEFPGLDVSLRGAVSIARRLQDPLAELVKIEPKSIGVGQYQHDVDQYRLGRSLEAVVEDAVNAVGVDLNTASAPLLARVSGLGASLADAIVAHRDATGPFASRKDLLKVPRLGPRAFEQSAGFLRIANGSEPLDASSVHPEAYGVAKKIVAACGRDLRSLMGDSAALKALDPRVFVDDRFGLPTVRDILAELEKPGRDPRPGFKTATFADGVDDIKDLKPGMLLEGTVTNVAAFGAFVDIGVHQDGLVHVSQLADRFIKDAHEVVKAGDVVKVRVVEVDIKRKRIALSMRKDGGEGGASKGGPRDNGGGRPAPRSPTPQRQPERPAQQGAFGAALADALKRK
- a CDS encoding LysR family transcriptional regulator, giving the protein MSVQRRLLPNISALAALEAVARLGSFTAAAQELDLTQGAVSRQIKLLEDQFGRRLIERDSRNVRLSAAGEIYAEAVRSALGQLRDAALGLMSNRHSGILNLAILPTFGTRWLMPMIPDFVENNPDITINFVTRVGRFDFARERLDAAIHYGLPDWPEADSTLLVRETVAPVVSPAFLAGRAIATPADIGRLPLLHMATRPGAWTEWFEHQGLSAPTGPGMQFEQFGTAAQACMAGLGVALLPLLLIAGELQRGQLVPTPGQPMQSRSAYYLVVPHDKRGHPPVASFRDWLLGQIEKEPAVLAW
- a CDS encoding acyl-CoA dehydrogenase, yielding MAADKNAFVWEDPFLIEDQLSEDERMVRDGAAAFAADKLAPRIEDAYLNETFDTAIFREMGDAGLLGINIPEEFGGLGASYVTYGLVAREVERVDSGYRSMMSVQSSLVMYPIYAYGSDEQRKKYLPKLASGEWIGCFGLTEPDAGSDPGGMKTRAEKTANGYKLSGSKMWISNAPVADVFVVWAKLKGENGKDEIRGFVLEKGMKGLSAPKIGGKLSLRASITGEVVMEGVEVGEDALLPNAIGLGGPFGCLNRARYGISWGSMGAAEDCWHRARQYGLDRKQFGKPLAGTQLYQKKLADMQTEIALGLQASLRVGRLLDEGKMAPEMISIVKRNNCGKALDIARQARDMHGGNGIQIGYHVMRHAQNLETVNTYEGTHDVHALILGRAQTGIQAFF